A portion of the Pseudomonas sp. GR 6-02 genome contains these proteins:
- a CDS encoding FAD assembly factor SdhE, translating to MVDNVELNRLFWHSRRGMLELDVLLVPFVKEVYANLNEVDRALYVRLLECEDQDMFGWFMERAESEDPELQRMVRMILDRVQPK from the coding sequence ATGGTCGATAACGTTGAACTGAACCGCCTCTTTTGGCACAGCCGTCGCGGCATGCTGGAACTTGACGTGCTTCTGGTGCCGTTCGTGAAAGAGGTTTACGCGAATCTGAACGAGGTAGATCGCGCGCTGTATGTCCGCCTGCTGGAGTGCGAGGATCAGGACATGTTCGGCTGGTTCATGGAACGCGCCGAATCGGAAGATCCGGAGCTGCAGCGCATGGTTCGCATGATCCTGGATCGTGTCCAGCCCAAGTAA
- a CDS encoding protein YgfX: protein MSSPSNAFECRWHASRQLLAAYLLAQLFALGSLFLLSIPLWANLLGVALCVAHSMWVLPRQILLTHPQAFRGLRRDADGWQLWSQAQGWQPVQLRPDSLALPLVVVLRFRLRGERGVRAICVPRDSQAADVHRRLRVRLKFSRRRWAAPE, encoded by the coding sequence GTGTCCAGCCCAAGTAACGCGTTCGAATGCCGCTGGCATGCCTCACGGCAGTTGCTGGCGGCCTATCTTCTCGCCCAGCTGTTCGCGTTGGGTTCGCTGTTTCTTCTCTCGATACCGCTCTGGGCCAACCTGCTCGGCGTAGCGTTGTGCGTGGCTCACAGCATGTGGGTATTGCCGCGACAGATTCTGCTGACACACCCACAGGCTTTTCGCGGCTTGCGTCGCGATGCCGATGGCTGGCAGTTGTGGAGTCAGGCGCAAGGTTGGCAACCCGTACAGCTACGGCCGGACAGCCTGGCGCTGCCGTTGGTTGTGGTGCTGCGCTTTCGCCTGCGGGGCGAGCGAGGTGTCAGGGCGATATGCGTGCCGCGGGATTCGCAGGCGGCGGATGTGCACCGACGCCTGCGGGTTCGGCTCAAGTTCAGTCGGCGTAGGTGGGCGGCACCAGAATAG
- the ygfZ gene encoding CAF17-like 4Fe-4S cluster assembly/insertion protein YgfZ, with protein sequence MADSAFFCTLSHEGVLAVRGSDASKFLQGQLTCNLNYLSETQASLGARCTQKGRMQSSFRILLEGDGVLMAMASELLEPQLADLKKYAVFSKSKLTDESAGWVRFGLEHGDAALASLGLALPVDTDSVVRNDGLIALRVSPERAELWVNADQADTIKGKLSALLAEGELNQWLLGQIRAGIGQVMPSTRELFIPQMLNLQAVGGVSFKKGCYTGQEIVARMQYLGKLKRRLYRLQLEGSELPEPGTPLFSPTHGSSIGEVVIAARTEQNIELLAVLQAEAAEDGNLHLGALEGPGLHLLDLPYQLDRDREIQR encoded by the coding sequence ATGGCCGATTCTGCTTTTTTCTGCACCCTGTCTCACGAAGGCGTTCTCGCGGTACGCGGCTCGGATGCCAGCAAATTCCTGCAAGGCCAATTGACTTGCAACCTCAATTACCTGAGCGAAACCCAGGCCAGCCTTGGCGCGCGTTGCACGCAGAAAGGCCGGATGCAGTCGAGTTTCCGCATTCTGCTGGAAGGCGACGGTGTGCTCATGGCGATGGCCAGCGAGCTGCTGGAGCCGCAATTGGCGGACCTGAAAAAGTACGCGGTGTTCTCCAAATCGAAACTGACCGACGAAAGTGCCGGCTGGGTTCGTTTTGGCCTTGAGCATGGCGATGCGGCACTGGCCAGCCTGGGCCTGGCGCTACCGGTCGACACCGACAGCGTCGTGCGTAATGACGGCCTGATCGCCCTTCGCGTCTCGCCTGAGCGCGCTGAACTCTGGGTGAACGCCGATCAAGCCGACACCATCAAGGGCAAGCTGTCCGCCCTGCTGGCCGAAGGCGAACTGAATCAATGGCTGCTGGGCCAGATCCGCGCTGGGATCGGCCAGGTCATGCCCAGCACCCGCGAGCTGTTCATCCCGCAGATGCTCAATCTGCAAGCCGTCGGCGGCGTGAGCTTCAAGAAGGGTTGCTACACTGGCCAGGAAATCGTTGCGCGCATGCAATACCTGGGCAAACTCAAGCGTCGTCTGTATCGCTTGCAACTGGAAGGTAGTGAACTGCCTGAACCCGGCACGCCACTGTTCTCCCCGACTCACGGCAGTTCGATTGGTGAAGTGGTGATCGCTGCTCGCACCGAGCAAAACATTGAACTCCTGGCCGTGCTGCAAGCCGAAGCTGCAGAAGATGGCAACCTGCACCTTGGCGCACTCGAAGGTCCGGGCCTGCATTTGCTCGACCTGCCTTACCAACTGGATCGTGATCGCGAAATCCAGCGTTAA
- a CDS encoding HDOD domain-containing protein: MSELADKVQQDLVEAIDNDDLVLPTLPEVALQIRKAAEDPEISVSTLSKVIGRDTALSARLIKVVNSPLLRATQEVTDLHTAITRLGVNYSSNLAIGLVMEQIFNARSEVVEQKMREVWRKSLEIAGVSYALCRSYTQLKPDQAALGGLVHQIGVLPILTYAEDHYELLSDPVSLNHVIERIHPLLGDKLLRVWDFPEMLVQLPGLYLDFKRQSARVDYVDLVQVASLYCHKDTDHPLARIDPFSVPAFKKLGIDPENEAMCKDLEESRSMFY; this comes from the coding sequence ATGAGTGAGCTGGCGGATAAGGTCCAACAGGATTTGGTTGAGGCCATCGATAATGATGACCTGGTTCTGCCAACATTACCGGAAGTGGCCCTGCAGATTCGCAAGGCCGCCGAAGACCCGGAAATCAGTGTCAGTACCCTGAGCAAAGTGATCGGCCGTGACACCGCGCTGTCGGCGCGACTGATCAAAGTGGTCAATAGCCCGTTGCTGCGCGCGACCCAGGAAGTGACTGACTTGCACACGGCCATCACCCGGCTGGGCGTCAATTACAGCAGCAACCTGGCCATCGGCCTGGTGATGGAACAGATTTTCAATGCCCGTTCCGAAGTGGTGGAACAGAAAATGCGCGAGGTCTGGCGCAAAAGCCTGGAAATCGCCGGCGTCAGCTATGCGTTGTGCCGCAGCTACACACAACTCAAGCCTGATCAAGCGGCGCTCGGCGGGCTGGTGCATCAGATTGGCGTGCTGCCGATCCTGACCTACGCCGAAGATCACTATGAATTGCTGTCGGACCCGGTCAGCCTCAACCATGTGATCGAACGCATCCATCCGCTGCTCGGCGATAAATTGCTCAGGGTCTGGGATTTTCCGGAAATGCTGGTGCAATTGCCGGGGCTGTATCTGGATTTCAAGCGGCAATCGGCGCGGGTCGACTATGTCGATCTGGTGCAAGTGGCCAGCCTGTATTGCCACAAGGACACCGACCATCCCCTGGCCCGTATCGACCCGTTCAGTGTGCCAGCCTTCAAGAAGCTGGGAATCGATCCGGAGAACGAAGCAATGTGCAAGGATCTGGAAGAGTCGCGGTCGATGTTTTACTGA